In uncultured Cohaesibacter sp., a genomic segment contains:
- a CDS encoding thiamine pyrophosphate-dependent enzyme yields the protein MNISGDGAAYDIGFGALSRLLASNSPIKVMVLNSGVYSNTGGQASTASLSGQDSDLARFGKASPGKLEDRKELGLIASFHPKVFVVQSATAFPGHFLKNVMAYLEHSTSPALLDVYTPCQGEHGIADDAANRRARLAVEARVSPLFVHDPKAGETLAERFSIEGNPAVDQDWASMTLEYMEDGQLKLMDVPLTPADYAHDETRFKKQFRPLPQGAEGVPLHDYIDLPVVERGRVVPFVYKTNAKRELVKLEVGAMVVHLVEERRHNWRTLQHLSGLDMVKVSSSHKAEIAALQKQYDEAVNDREATMDSIATGMSELAAASGAPAAVGFGGALASAPAAAAAPAAAPAANGSAIPHIHDEDVTLCTDCKTCYQEVPELFELTKVIVDGQAKQVAHTIPGALDQVEVTPQLQARLAKVSATCDAEIVK from the coding sequence ATGAACATCTCCGGCGACGGTGCGGCCTACGACATCGGCTTTGGTGCCCTGTCCCGCCTGCTGGCCAGCAACTCGCCGATCAAGGTGATGGTGCTGAACTCGGGCGTCTATTCCAACACCGGTGGTCAGGCCTCCACGGCTTCCCTCTCCGGTCAGGACAGTGACCTCGCCCGCTTCGGCAAGGCCAGCCCCGGCAAACTCGAAGATCGCAAGGAACTGGGCCTCATCGCCTCCTTCCACCCGAAAGTCTTCGTTGTGCAGAGTGCAACAGCCTTCCCGGGCCATTTCCTCAAGAATGTCATGGCCTATCTGGAGCACTCGACCTCGCCGGCCCTGCTTGATGTCTACACCCCATGTCAGGGTGAGCATGGCATCGCCGACGACGCCGCCAACCGGCGTGCACGACTGGCCGTGGAAGCCCGCGTCAGCCCGCTCTTCGTCCATGATCCGAAGGCCGGTGAAACCCTCGCCGAGCGCTTCTCGATCGAAGGCAACCCTGCCGTTGATCAGGATTGGGCAAGCATGACGCTGGAATATATGGAAGACGGTCAGCTCAAGCTGATGGATGTTCCACTGACCCCGGCTGACTATGCCCACGACGAAACCCGCTTCAAGAAGCAGTTCCGTCCGCTGCCGCAAGGGGCAGAAGGGGTTCCGCTTCATGACTATATCGACCTTCCGGTAGTGGAACGTGGCCGCGTGGTTCCGTTCGTCTACAAGACCAACGCCAAACGCGAACTGGTCAAGCTGGAAGTCGGTGCCATGGTCGTCCATCTGGTCGAGGAACGTCGTCACAACTGGCGCACGCTCCAGCATCTGTCCGGCCTCGACATGGTCAAGGTTTCCTCCAGTCACAAGGCGGAAATCGCGGCGCTTCAGAAACAGTATGATGAAGCCGTCAATGATCGTGAAGCCACCATGGACAGCATCGCAACCGGCATGAGCGAACTTGCCGCTGCCTCCGGCGCCCCGGCTGCCGTCGGCTTCGGTGGAGCTCTGGCCTCGGCACCAGCCGCTGCCGCCGCTCCGGCTGCGGCACCTGCTGCCAACGGCTCGGCCATCCCGCACATTCATGATGAGGATGTCACCCTCTGCACCGATTGCAAGACCTGCTATCAGGAAGTGCCCGAACTGTTCGAACTGACCAAGGTCATCGTCGACGGTCAGGCCAAGCAGGTGGCGCACACCATCCCCGGTGCTCTGGATCAGGTCGAGGTGACCCCGCAGCTTCAGGCTCGTCTTGCCAAGGTATCCGCGACCTGTGATGCGGAGATCGTCAAATGA